In one Magallana gigas chromosome 7, xbMagGiga1.1, whole genome shotgun sequence genomic region, the following are encoded:
- the LOC105347159 gene encoding beta-lactamase domain-containing protein 2 codes for MEKPGHYVLLLTAAAVILSQSYPWQQSGLTTAVDGYVHPALHYVLLLTAVAVILSQCYRWQQSGLTTAVDGYVHPAFQKVYDVFKKNIKANLEKGACFSAYYKGELVVDIWGGYSDIEAARKWKNDTLSIMFSSTKGVSAILVALFVQKGYLNYNKLVSHYWPEFRKNGKENITVEMLLSHQAGLSITNGTIDIRLLKTNPREVEAFLEEQRPVWKPGTAYSYHVITFGMYVDVLLRKADPKHRNVDQIFREEIATPFDIDIHYGLPRSELHRNSRFVPLSLTNILKHTFKSFSWHQLNVFLTIMNPMSRFMRASYSGFNQEPTFAAFNNPDLNQIPLTSFLGFGNARSLAKLWGIIANGGSYNNKTLLTPDMVRLLGTPVVAGRSWDGLLDVSVGRGVFFLPTPQGHLSFGHAGYGGQAAYADLEKKVGLGYLTSYLKAFTLGDDVQFLQYEAAFYECLEKYIGEKG; via the exons ATGGAGAAACCGGGACATTATGTATTGTTGTTGACTGCGGCAGCAGTAATCCTGTCACAGAGCTATCCCTGGCAACAGAGCGGCCTTACCACGGCCGTGGATGGATATGTGCATCCAGCATTACATTATGTATTGTTGTTGACTGCGGTAGCAGTAATCCTGTCACAGTGCTATCGCTGGCAACAGAGCGGCCTTACCACGGCCGTGGATGGATATGTGCATCCAGCATTCCAGAAAGTCTACGATGTGTTCAA GAAAAATATCAAAGCAAATTTGGAGAAGGGAGCATGCTTTTCTGCTTACTACAAAGGAGAATTAGTGGTGGACATATGGGGTGGATACTCCGATATCGAGGCTGCCCGGAAGTGGAAAAATGACACTTTATCCATCATGTTCTCATCCACCAAAGGGGTCTCAGCTATTCTGGTGGCGCTCTTCGTACAAAA GGGTTATTTAAACTATAATAAACTCGTGTCTCATTACTGGCCTGAGTTTAGGAAGAATGGCAAAGAGAATATAACAGTGGAGATGTTACTGAGTCATCAG GCAGGACTCTCAATAACGAACGGCACAATTGATATCAGACTGCTGAAGACTAATCCCCGGGAAGTAGAGGCATTCTTGGAGGAACAGCGACCTGTATGGAAACCGG gCACGGCCTACTCTTACCATGTCATCACCTTTGGAATGTACGTGGACGTGCTGTTGAGAAAGGCCGACCCAAAGCACAGGAACGTGGACCAAATATTTCGAGAAGAAATAGCCACACCCTTTG ATATCGACATCCACTATGGATTGCCCAGAAGTGAGCTGCACAGGAACTCCCGCTTTGTTCCGCTGTCGCTGACCAATATCCTAAAGCACACGTTCAAGTCGTTCAGTTGGCATCAGCTGAACGTCTTCCTCACCATAATGAACCCCATGTCTAGGTTCATGCGTGCTAGCTACTCCGGGTTCAACCAGGAACCGACG TTTGCTGCCTTCAACAATCCGGATTTAAATCAAATTCCTCTGACTTCTTTCCTTGGATTTGGAAATGCTCGGTCATTGGCCAAACTATGGGGAATCATAGCCAATGGAGGAAGTTATAACAACAAGACTCTCCTGACACCAGATATGGTTCGTCTTTTGGGAACCCCTGTAGTTGCAGGGAGAAGTTGGGATGGACTTTTGGATGTGTCTGTGGGGCGCGGGGTCTTCTTTTTACCGACACCTCAG GGGCACCTGTCGTTTGGTCATGCGGGATATGGCGGACAGGCGGCTTACGCCGACTTAGAGAAAAAAGTGGGACTGGGCTATCTTACTAGCTACCTCAAGGCTTTCACGTTAGGAGATGACGTTCAGTTTCTCCAATACGAAGCGGCTTTCTATGAATGTCTAGAAAAATATATCGGAGAAAAGGGCTAA